The Juglans regia cultivar Chandler chromosome 16, Walnut 2.0, whole genome shotgun sequence nucleotide sequence TCTGCTGGCAGTCCTTTCAGACCTCTACATATGTCTGGACCAACACCTTACTCAAGTGGATCTATGATGGGAAATGGTATTATGCTATCTTTGTTCTATTATTCTAGTTTACagttaccgataaaaaaaaattattcgagTTTACAGTCATCCTTTCCTAATTTAAGTTCTATCTAATTCAtacttatacaaaaaaatgaagTTCTAACTAATTCATTGTTTTGACTCCATTATGGCCATGTTGCAATTGTTCCATGTCCATTaagttgtaattatattttggatactacctatatatatcaaaaaatgatattttgaacaCTTTCATTCATCTTTctgttgatgttgatgttgatgcATGTGCGtatgtgtgtatgcatgtaaTTATGAGAAAGCTCCTTGTGTAAGCTAGATTTTGTCATAAATTTCAATTCCTTCTAAGTTTATACTCCCCTTGTGTAATAGACACAGGccatatatttacttttatattggATGGCTTTATCTCTCATAATTTGGAGGGCATgatactttattaaaaaaaaattagtttggaGGGCATGATGTGCGGATCTTGAAGacctttaatatttaataatctACTTTCTGATTGTGtctattcttaattatttatactTTCTTTCCGTTTTCTCCTGTGTCCTTTTTCAGGTGGGATGTATGGTATGCCCCCTCTGATGGATCGTTATGGCCTGGGTATGCCCATTGGCCCTGGCACCATGGTATGTTGCAAAGATTATTCCATTGTTAGGATTGGGAACTCTGGAGACTTATGCAACCCTTAATCCTATCTTTTTCTACATAATAGATTATCAGAATCTCATGTTGTGCTGTGATTCTTTTCAAGTGTGCAATCAGTTTGacatatttttgttatgattagTTCTGCAATGCATTTTTACGAAAAGCCTCTCTACAAGTGGCTTTCAAATGCGTCCTGCTTTTGATGTTATCTTTTTCTACATGATAGATTATCAGAATTTCATTTTGTGCTGTGATTGTTTTCAAGCATGCCATCAGTTTTGAGTTATTTTTGTTAAGATTAGTTCTGCAATGCATTGTTGTGAAGTCTGTCTACAAGTGGCTTTCAAATCCATCCCTCTTTTGATGTTTCACATGCACAGTTATGCTAGAAACACAAACGGATGGCATGTTActtatcaataaatatataaaataaatagatggcATGCATATGTTGTGCCATAGTTTTCTTCTCTAATTGAGCTTTTTCTTGATTCTGCTGAACGTTATGTGGAATCGACTGCATGTAGATGTTAGAATTAATGAGCATTTTCACTTGCATAGGGACCAAGGCCAGGATTTTTTCCAGAGGATAATTCCCAAAAGAAAGGTGCAGGTTTGTCACCTTTAGGCTGTTGATGAATGCCTTTCACAAATTATCAGTGTACTTTGGCAGCTTCCTTGTGaactaattttttctctcttcctttttaaATGCACCTCTAGATGCAACACGTGATAATGATTGGACATGTCCGAAATGTGGAAATATCAACTTTTCATTTAGAACGGTTTGTAACATGAGAAAGTGCAACACACCAAAGCCTGGATCCCAAGTAAGTGCTGCTTACCACACCATGTCATGCTCCTTATGTTTTTAGCCTTAACTGGCAATTGGCACCATAATTTACCacacaattcaatttttttttttagttttgttttttttttttcttttttagcatTATCTATTTGATGTATAATCCGTTCTCTTGCATATACAGGCTCCGAAATCTGACAAGAATTCTAGTAAGTTGATTGGATGCACCTTGGCCATTAAATGCCTTTCCCTCCTTTTGGACCTACAAGTGttgctagtattttttttgcaaCTTTTGATACTCATTTACATGTTGCTTTCAGAACAAAAGATGCCCGAGGGAAGCTGGAAGTGTGAGAAatgtaataatataaattatccATTTAGAACCAAGTGCAATAGACAGAATTGTGGGGCTGACAAACCAGTTGAGTCAAGCAAGTCCCCTTCACCAACGCCAGATGAAAATAACCAGGTTTGTTGTGTGACATGTTCTCTGTGTCTCTACTTGTTGCTTAGAATTGTTTCTAggctttataatattttgtatacaCATAACAAACGTGGTGAACAGTCTATTTTACATTTAATCCCTTGTAAGgattacctctctctctctctctctctctctctcctgcccCCCaatgtttttcttctctttcaactgtgtttaattttattttattttatttcttcactGCATCTGTTAATTTGCAATTGTCTACTGTTCCAGTGAGTACTAGGACATGTTTGAGGGTTGAGAAGGTCCAGAGTTGTCGTCCAGCATTGCTCAATATGGGTGTCTGAAAGTCAGTCTTGTCGTCCTCATGTTGCTGCGGTTGTTGAGTTACTCTACGTTCTCATGATCTGTGTCAGGTTGTATTAACTGCAATGGTATTTGTGGTCTCTATGAATGGTTCTTGATGGATTGTGTCAGCCAGCTTGATCTGGCAAGGATTTACAGGTTGGTTCTGGTTTCTGTAGTTAGGATTTGTAACTTTTCGAATCAGCTCATTTATCCCAGTGGGCATGTTAGATAAGTTATCAGTGGTCAGAATTTGTTGCCTGAATATTAAGTCAGATGTTTCAGTTAAAGTTGTCTTAATACCTAGATATGCATGTGACGTCAGTTTGGGGTCCTCGTGTTTTCTCTGGCTCTCTTGGTCCTTTCTTTCCCGGGCACAAGATTAGGATTTCATACCTACCATTGGCTTTTAGGGTTTTTCTGTGTATGACTACTTTACTGTTTGAAGTGTGAAATGATGTGCATGCCATGGTGCATCACAATCCTGCTGAAGTTCTATGGGATCCAGGGTTGAGGTTTTGAATCTCTGATTAGATGGCATATTAACGTGCCCCTACTTTTCAGTAAGATCGATTTTCTGAGTGCCATTTTGGTGTTACTTGAGTGTCTTTCTTTTGTAGAGCATTTCCTTTAAGACACTTGGTTATTTTAATTTGCAGTAGCGGAACAACTGGTCTTAAGCCTGGTTTCCCTGCTTGAGTACCTGGTCTGGCACGACATCTATGTGCACGAATCATGGTGTTGTTTCtttgaaattatatttctaGTTTGGTGCACGTgctaataaaaaagatttttgtgCACGTACAAGTCTGCAAAGCTGAGTTTCAGGTCCTGAAGCATTTGTGATGAGCAAAAGTAGGTTTTTTAGTTGGGCGTTTGGGTAGATTTTGTCTGGTGTCATTGACTGAATAAGTGAATATAATAGCTGAATAGGGATCGGAAAAGAAAGGTGACGGATAAACCCATGAGAACGAGTGCAACTTTTATGGCTGGCTGGTGTTGTGATTCTGTCTGTAGATGCTCGGTGTTCTCGCATCACAGCCCGGGCAAAGGAGGGTTCATTATGACTTCACTGTTGGGGGGGAAGCCAGTTGACGCAAGGCCGTTACACAATTTTCCTGATCATCAGAACCTCCACGATTATTGTAAGTATAACCCGAGCAAAGCAGATTTGGAACAAGAAAGAAAGCTTAATATGGCGGGGCCaaactattaaaatatatatatatatatatatagatatttgaGAGAGCAAAGTTAATTTCTGTAAATCTCCTTTATAAAAGAGCCTCGACAAATTTACTTtctattaatttcttaaaacttCGTGTGGGACTTGACATATAGTTCCTTAACcctattagaaaaaattaaaaattgaatctttCCGTTTCACAACTTTAGTGATCGGATGCCGTAGGAATTGGACCGCTCTTTACTTTAAAACCAGGGCTGAAATATTCTCTCTTGGTGGGGCCGTCTATTGAATTATTGAAAGGTTCACTCGCTAAAAATTTCTTGTTGAGAGCATGTACACCTTCAATGATTAGTCAGAATTTTGTTGGTAAAATAAAGAGTTGAAATCTATGAACCTTGAAAAGTGAGTGGAAGAGCTAAAAGTGTTCTCTCTACTACTTCGAAATCCCCTGGATGTTCCTTCAATAATCTCACCCTCTGCTCGCGATGCTAATAatgcttctgcttctgcttctgcaTCAGCAAATTTATTTTAGAGGATAACTGAACGTCAAGTCACTTTGCAATATGTctcatacatattttattaatggtAAGATAATTTCGAATATGCGAttgaaaacaaagagaaaaacagaagaaaaaggaagaaacttTGGGCCATGGAGATGGAACTCCCAGACGAGTCAGATGGGCCAGTCTGCATGCAAACAGTTACAAGTCCATTAACCGccgaaggaaaaagaaagaaaaagttactaGTCTGTTAACCCACCAGTACCAGGTTTTTGAGAGGTCAATTCAACTGGTTGGAATGAAAGCCGAACTCGTATGGTGATCTGAACAGCTGGAAGTCTTGAAAATCGGTAATCCCATTATTTGGAGACCCTAAGATGTGAGCTCGAGAGTCCGACAAAGCACTTGGGAACCCTTGGATCACCTGCATTGCAGGCTGCGGCGTACTAGAATGAATTGCATGGTTGGAATGTAGGTGTAGAGCTGGTTTTGACTCACGTGAACCCCAGGAATTGTTtgacagaagagagagagcacaCCGGAAATCTCGGGTTGATTCCTGCTCCGTGAAGATCATGGGTTCTTCTAAGCCTGCAAAATAGTCATAAACTGTGTAACATGCACACCTTTAGACAATGATGGAAGGTTTAACATGAAACCACTGGAAAAGGCAGCATTAGCCACTGCAACCAGAACCTCAACAAAATTCTGGTTCAGTGGCCGCACCAAGGGGAGAACTTTTCTGGATACTATTTTGGAATGCTAGAGGTTTGATGAGGCTGACAAGTGCCttacaattgaatattttctttgggAATGGAAGGTTGATATTGTTCATGTGCAGGAAACAAATTGGAAATCATCTAGAAGTATTGCATGGAGCTTGTGGGACcctgatttgtataaattaaaacACTCAgtgtataatcattttgtatTCTTCTTGGAATCTTCTTCATTActtgttttattatatttatcttttctaCATATgacttctcttcattttttcttagtttttttaacatctttcctTGTAATTAAAGTTGAGCATATAAGTTTCTGTTAGAGAAATTAAACTCCGATCTATCTTTAGTTATTATAAATgtgcattatatataaacatattcttaatttttcgtatctcatatcatttttataaatttgtgtATCATAAATAGTAGGATATACATTATAGAACATACATagaagaatatttaattattttaatactaattCGCCTCCCAAAAAGATTAAATTCTTGATCCGCCATTGATCACATGGGATGGATTTGTCcggttgaattttgtttttgggtCCAATAGGGTGGTGGAAAAATTGGAAGAGAGCAGGGGAATTTACTGTCTTTGATCTTTTACAAGCATGGGAGATAGCTTCGTTGTGGACTTTTGTAGGAGTTGATGGGCCAAATTCCGATGGAGACAAAAAGTATCTGTTGAAGGAGCTGACTAGTCCTTGTAGTTTGTGGAAGTATCGTAGTGCATGGTTGGGATTTCAATGTCATGACAATCAGTTTCCAAGTTAAAGATGGGTCAACCTGATCTTTGCTTTGGCTAAAGTGGAGTTCCCAAATTTCAGTTTTGAGCAGGATCTTAAGGATACTCCTCTTGTTGGAGGTTCTTTCATATGGTCTATAACAATCAAGGCAATCCTTCTTGGTCTAAAATTAATAGATTTCCCGTGTTCTTTGATTCGGAAGAGCAGTTTCCTTAACTAGACTTGTGTTGGGAGATGGCTCTAGAATTAACTTCTGGAGTGACCTATGGTGTGGAGATAATGCCTTTAAGAACTCATTCCCCTCAGTTTTCAGGATTGCATCTGAAAAAGAAGCTGGCTGATGTTATGGTGATATCCGGGGACCAAGTATAGTGGAATGTGAACTTTAGTAGAGCTGCCCAAGATTGGGAGGTTGATagatttgaggttttttttCGTCTTCTATACTCCATGAGACCGAGCACTCAAGGAGTTGATAGGTTGTGGTGGATACCAGTAGGTAAAGGCATTTTCTTGGTTCGCTCTTTCTATAAATCTCTCACACATTTGCAGGATAATAAATTCCCATGGAAGAGGATTTGGCGAAATAAGGGGCACCTCCTAAAGCGGCATTTTTTGCTTGATTGGCTTCTCTGGGGAAGATTTTGATAGTGGATAACTTACGGAAACGTGGGGTCACCATAATAGAttagtgttgtatgtgcaagaagagTGGCGAGattgtggatcatcttctactgcattgtgaggttgctagagCGATATGGGATGATGTGTTCTACAAACTAGAGCTAGCCTGGGTAATGCTTGCCACAGTGGCTGCGTTTTTGGCTAGTTGGAAAAATCTTGGAGgtgctccacaaatcaaagcaGTGTGGAAAATGATGCATATATGTATTCTATGGTGCTTATGGCAAGAGCGAAATGACCAGACATTCGAAGACAAGGAATGCTCTCTAGAAGATATTAGATCACTCTTTGTTagaactttatttctatgggccatagctgttgattttaatggccttggtatccatgactttcttgtttccttttcttcttcctagatCGGCTTTACCTcgtgtataccatcttgtgtacttgggctatgcctattcttattaatactatcgtttacttataaaaaaaaaacaatattaccaAACATAGCTCAAATTGCTTTCTCATTATTCTGGATTGTGGAAGCATTCAAGCGGGCAgtaagtattttaaatttgagaatgtgGTTAATAATTGAAGGCTTTGTCTAGGGGCCAGGGCCCTCAAGGAAGCATACCCAGATCTACAAAATTGCATGGATGCAGGAGCCTCAATCGCAGATCTTTTAAAATATTCCAACGAGTTTCCTTAGTGGAATATCACAATCTTCACAGCCACACAAGATTGTGAAATTCATGCATTCATGAGTTCTACAATCTTGTGTACTCTATAGAGTGGGGGGAGCTGCAGACAAGACTTTTTGGCATCCTTCTTAGAAGGGGGAGTTCACCATCCGTTCTTACTACAAGTTTCtcattacacaaaatataaatccattcCTGTGGAAGAAAACTTGGAAGACAACGTTTCCCTAAGGACAACATTCTTTGTATGGAAGATCCTCACTGTGTAGAATCTAAGGGAATGGCGGATCATTGTTATGGATTAGTGTTGCATGAGCAAAAAGAGTGGGGATTAAGTTGATCATTGACTATTCCATTGCGAGATTGCCATGACCCTATGGAAGAACTTCTTAGCTAGAGTGGGGTCAGCTTAGGTGATGCTGAGAAGGGTGGCTAGTTTTCTAGCGAATTGGAGAGGTCTTCATGGTAATAAACATAttgcagcaatatggaagaCGGCACCGATATGCCTATGGTGGTGTCTTTTGGGGGGAGAAGAATGCAAGAAGTTTTGAATATCGAGAgcggtcaatggatgagcttagaaggTTCATTTTTAACACT carries:
- the LOC108981487 gene encoding ranBP2-type zinc finger protein At1g67325-like isoform X1, with the translated sequence MSQVDNRNSSAAKRARTDGSRREDDWTCPSCGNVNFSFRTTCNMRNCTQPRPADHNSKSAAKPVQAPQGYTSSAPYIGSGAPSSMYLGMPPYGSSLFNGSSIHPYDVPYSGGSAYYNYGSRLSAGSPFRPLHMSGPTPYSSGSMMGNGGMYGMPPLMDRYGLGMPIGPGTMGPRPGFFPEDNSQKKGADATRDNDWTCPKCGNINFSFRTVCNMRKCNTPKPGSQAPKSDKNSKQKMPEGSWKCEKCNNINYPFRTKCNRQNCGADKPVESSKSPSPTPDENNQ
- the LOC108981487 gene encoding ranBP2-type zinc finger protein At1g67325-like isoform X2, with the translated sequence MSQVDNRNSSAAKRARTDGSRREDDWTCPSCGNVNFSFRTTCNMRNCTQPRPADHNSKSAAKPVQAPQGYTSSAPYIGSGAPSSMYLGMPPYGSSLFNGSSIHPYDVPYSGGSAYYNYGSRLSAGSPFRPLHMSGPTPYSSGSMMGNGGMYGMPPLMDRYGLGMPIGPGTMGPRPGFFPEDNSQKKDATRDNDWTCPKCGNINFSFRTVCNMRKCNTPKPGSQAPKSDKNSKQKMPEGSWKCEKCNNINYPFRTKCNRQNCGADKPVESSKSPSPTPDENNQ